In the Campylobacter lari genome, TGGTATAGGTCGTCTTGATATTGTCGAAAATCGCTATGTTGGTATGAAAAGTAGAGGTTGTTATGAAACCCCAGGTGGAAGCATACTTTTAAAAGCACATCGTGCTATAGAAAGTATCACTCTTGATAGAGAAGCAGCGCATTTAAAAGATGAATTAATGCCAAAATATGCAAGTTTGATTTATAATGGCTATTGGTTCTCACCTGAAAGATTAATGCTTCAAGCCTTAATTGATGAGTCACAAAAATATGTAAATGGTAAAGTTAAACTTGAATTATATAAAGGTAATGTAATGGTAATAGGTAGAGAAAGTGCGAATGATAGTTTATTTAGTGAGGCTTATTGTACTTTTGAAGAAGATGCTGTGTATGATCAAAAAGATGCAGCAGGTTTTATAAGATTAAATGCTTTAAGATTTATCATCGCAGGTAAAAATGGAAGAAAATTTTAAAAAAGGAAAACAATGAAAGTATTATTGATTAAAGATGTAAAAAGTTTAGGAAAAGCAGGAGAAGTTAAAGAAGTAAAAGATGGATATGGACAAAATTTTTTAATTGCTAAAGGTTTTGCTAAAGCTGCTACACATGAAGTTTTAAAACAGTATGAAGCAGAGCAAAAGAAAAAGGCAGAAAATTTAAGATTTGAGCTTGCAAATTTGGAAAAATTAAAAGAAGAATTATCTAAAATCACTATTTGCATAGCTAAGCCTGTAGGAGCTAATGGAAGCTTGTTTGGCGGGGTTACTAAAGATGAAATCGCTCATGCACTAAAGGATCAAAAAGGCATAGAGCTTGATAAAAAAAGCTTAGAATGTGATACTATAAAAGAACTTGGTGTGCATGAAATTTCAGCAAAATTAGGCCATGCAATTCATGCTGTGTTTAAGCTAGAAGTTAAAGGAGAATAATGTTTCACGCAACTACAATTTTAGCTTATAAAGGTAAAAATAAGTCTGTAATTGGTGGAGATGGACAAGTAAGTTTTGGAAACACTGTTTTAAAAAACAATGCGGTTAAAATTAGAAAATTAAACAATGGGAAAGTATTGGCAGGCTTTGCAGGAAGCACTGCTGATGCTTTTAATCTTTTTGATATGTTTGAAAAACTACTTTCTAGTTCTAAGGGTGATTTATTAAAAGCTGCAATAGATTTTTCAAAAGAATGGCGTAAGGATAAATATCTAAGAAAACTTGAAGCAATGATGCTAGTATTAGATAGAAATCATATATTCTTACTTTCAGGAACTGGAGATGTAGTTGAGCCTGAAGATGGCGCTATAGCTGCTATTGGTAGTGGAGGCAACTATGCACTTTCTGCTGCAAGAGCTTTAGCTAAACACTCAAGTTTAGATGAGGAAGTATTAGTTAAAGAAAGCTTGCAAATTGCTGGTGAAATTTGCATTTATACAAATACAAATATTAAAACTTATGTAATTGAGGATGATAAATGAATTTAACTCCAAAAGAGATTGTAAAATTTTTAGATGATTATGTAATTGGGCAAAAAAATGCCAAAAAAATCATAGCAATTGCTTTAAGAAATCGTTATAGAAGAATGCAGCTTAGCCCTGAACTTCAAGATGATATCATGCCAAAAAATATTTTAATGATAGGATCAACTGGGGTTGGTAAAACAGAGATTGCAAGACGCCTTGCTAAGATGATGGGACTTCCTTTTGTAAAAGTTGAAGCAAGTAAATATACTGAAGTTGGTTTTGTTGGGCGTGATGTAGAAAGCATGGTTAGAGATTTAGCTAATGCTGCTTTAAATTTAGTAAAAAATGAAGAAAAAGAAAAAAACAAAGAAAAGATTAATGAATTTATAGAAAATAAGATTTTAGAAAAACTTTTACCACCTTTACCAAAGGGTGTTAGTGAAGAAAAACAAGAAGAGTATCAAAATTCTTTAGAAAAAATGCGCGTGAAATTAAAAGCTGGTGATTTAGATGATAGCACAATAGAAGTTGAAATTTCACAAAGTGTATTTGATACTAATCCAAATTTACCACCTGAAATGGGTGCTATGCAAGATATAGTAAAAGTTATTGGTGTGGGTAATAAAAAAGTTAAAAAAGAAATGAAGGTAAAAGATGCAAGAATAGCTTTAGCTCAAGAAGCAAGTGAGAAAATTCTTGATATGGAAAGTATTAAAGGCGAGGCTTTAAGAAGAGCTGAAAATGAAGGGATTATTTTTATCGATGAGATAGATAAAGTAGCAGTTTCAAGCTCAAATTCA is a window encoding:
- the rplI gene encoding 50S ribosomal protein L9: MKVLLIKDVKSLGKAGEVKEVKDGYGQNFLIAKGFAKAATHEVLKQYEAEQKKKAENLRFELANLEKLKEELSKITICIAKPVGANGSLFGGVTKDEIAHALKDQKGIELDKKSLECDTIKELGVHEISAKLGHAIHAVFKLEVKGE
- the hslV gene encoding ATP-dependent protease subunit HslV; the encoded protein is MFHATTILAYKGKNKSVIGGDGQVSFGNTVLKNNAVKIRKLNNGKVLAGFAGSTADAFNLFDMFEKLLSSSKGDLLKAAIDFSKEWRKDKYLRKLEAMMLVLDRNHIFLLSGTGDVVEPEDGAIAAIGSGGNYALSAARALAKHSSLDEEVLVKESLQIAGEICIYTNTNIKTYVIEDDK
- the hslU gene encoding ATP-dependent protease ATPase subunit HslU; its protein translation is MNLTPKEIVKFLDDYVIGQKNAKKIIAIALRNRYRRMQLSPELQDDIMPKNILMIGSTGVGKTEIARRLAKMMGLPFVKVEASKYTEVGFVGRDVESMVRDLANAALNLVKNEEKEKNKEKINEFIENKILEKLLPPLPKGVSEEKQEEYQNSLEKMRVKLKAGDLDDSTIEVEISQSVFDTNPNLPPEMGAMQDIVKVIGVGNKKVKKEMKVKDARIALAQEASEKILDMESIKGEALRRAENEGIIFIDEIDKVAVSSSNSNRQDPSKEGVQRDLLPIVEGSTIQTKFGPLKTDHILFIAAGAFHLSKPSDLIPELQGRFPLRVELDSLDEDALYAILTRPKNSLLTQYIELLKTENVELVFEDEAIREIAKIASKANEEMQDIGARRLHTVVEKLLEDISFEADEYAGKVYKIDDFKVQVKLGDIIENKDLARYIL